Proteins from one Prinia subflava isolate CZ2003 ecotype Zambia chromosome 4, Cam_Psub_1.2, whole genome shotgun sequence genomic window:
- the LOC134550496 gene encoding guanylyl cyclase-activating protein 1-like isoform X1, which yields MAQSDQSRGRSGFPPNNKAATNQIHMGNNSSSTVDDLQAVEIHHWYKKFMTECPSGQLTEHEFKQFFGLRGLDPEANKYIEQMFRTFDMNKDGYIDFMEYVAALSLVLRGKMEQKLRWYFKLYDVDGNGCIDRHELLNIIKAIRAINGGDHETSAEEFTNRVFNRIDVNGDGELSLDEFVEGARKDEEFMEVMMKSLDLSHIVAMINNRRHSV from the exons ATGGCACAAAGTGACCAATCCCGAGGGCGCTCTGGGTTCCCGCCCAATAACAAGGCAGCGACCAATCAG ATACACATGGGAAacaacagcagctccacagtGGATGATCTACAGGCTGTTGAGATCCACCACTGGTACAAGAAATTCATGACAGAGTGTCCTTCTGGACAGCTGACGGAGCATGAATTTAAGCAGTTCTTTGGGCTTCGAGGGCTGGATCCAGAGGCCAATAAGTACATCGAGCAGATGTTCCGCACGTTTGATATGAACAAG GATGGATATATTGATTTCATGGAATATGTGGCTGCCCTCAGCCTCGTTCTCCGGGGGAAGATGGAGCAGAAATTGCGGTGGTATTTCAAGCTCTATGATGTAGATGGCAATGGCTGTATTGATCGACATGAACTGCTCAACATCATTAAG GCTATTCGAGCTATTAATGGTGGTGACCATGAAACTAGTGCAGAAGAGTTCACCAACCGAGTCTTCAACAGGATTGATGTGAACGGCGACG GTGAACTTTCTCTGGATGAATTTGTGGAGGGAGCAAGGAAAGATGAGGAGTTCATGGAGGTTATGATGAAAAGTTTGGACCTGTCACACATTGTGGCCATGATAAACAACCGTCGGCATAGTGTATAA
- the LOC134550496 gene encoding guanylyl cyclase-activating protein 1-like isoform X2 has protein sequence MGNNSSSTVDDLQAVEIHHWYKKFMTECPSGQLTEHEFKQFFGLRGLDPEANKYIEQMFRTFDMNKDGYIDFMEYVAALSLVLRGKMEQKLRWYFKLYDVDGNGCIDRHELLNIIKAIRAINGGDHETSAEEFTNRVFNRIDVNGDGELSLDEFVEGARKDEEFMEVMMKSLDLSHIVAMINNRRHSV, from the exons ATGGGAAacaacagcagctccacagtGGATGATCTACAGGCTGTTGAGATCCACCACTGGTACAAGAAATTCATGACAGAGTGTCCTTCTGGACAGCTGACGGAGCATGAATTTAAGCAGTTCTTTGGGCTTCGAGGGCTGGATCCAGAGGCCAATAAGTACATCGAGCAGATGTTCCGCACGTTTGATATGAACAAG GATGGATATATTGATTTCATGGAATATGTGGCTGCCCTCAGCCTCGTTCTCCGGGGGAAGATGGAGCAGAAATTGCGGTGGTATTTCAAGCTCTATGATGTAGATGGCAATGGCTGTATTGATCGACATGAACTGCTCAACATCATTAAG GCTATTCGAGCTATTAATGGTGGTGACCATGAAACTAGTGCAGAAGAGTTCACCAACCGAGTCTTCAACAGGATTGATGTGAACGGCGACG GTGAACTTTCTCTGGATGAATTTGTGGAGGGAGCAAGGAAAGATGAGGAGTTCATGGAGGTTATGATGAAAAGTTTGGACCTGTCACACATTGTGGCCATGATAAACAACCGTCGGCATAGTGTATAA
- the LOC134550497 gene encoding chymotrypsin-like elastase family member 2A, with product MALLPVTPLSIRHLPRDFSAWGVVMGATDLTQPGPKAVVRHIQRLLVHQHYMAATARNDIALLELQQPVECSDYIQLGCVPDASLRVSELKSCYIAGWNLARGQFPTACVLRGRAGHPGDTDRPRTESARRTPAGPGLGAARAAGRSPRQHGAWNGRSCEVPSHPNSPCWP from the coding sequence atggctctgctccctgtcacCCCTCTCTCCATCAGGCACCTCCCCAGGGACTTCTCCGCGTGGGGAGTGGTGATGGGGGCCACAGATCTGACTCAGCCGGGCCCCAAGGCTGTGGTGAGACACATCCAGAGGCTCCTGGTGCACCAGCACTACATGGCTGCCACGGCGAGGAACGACATcgccctgctggagctgcagcagcccgtGGAGTGCAGCGACTACatccagctgggctgtgtgccCGACGCCTCGCTCAGGGTGTCGGAGCTGAAATCCTGCTACATCGCCGGTTGGAACCTTGCCAGAGGTCAGTTCCCAACAGCGTGTGTGCTCCGAGGGCGAGCTGGGCACCCCGGGGACACGGACCGGCCACGGACAGAGTCCGCCCGCAGGACgccagcggggccggggctcggagcagcccgggctgcgGGAAGGAGTCCCCGCCAGCACGGGGCGTGGAACGGGAGGAGCtgtgaggtcccttcccacccaaacagtccctgctggccctga